A DNA window from Hydrogenothermus marinus contains the following coding sequences:
- a CDS encoding Wzz/FepE/Etk N-terminal domain-containing protein, which produces MKELSEYWVIIEKRWKIITFITLVFFILASIYTLTLKNIYKSEFIIKNPLISPKETEIYIEKILNLIRKKEYNKLAKLLNLDVDIVQNIASIKIIYNKDNKNFSKIELYTYSTQNIDKLEKAIVGYLRQNINMRQEVIFKKNRLISIISKIDKAILSLEKIKNKVEKNIDKIQFFKFNPADIYEKLIYFYSEKYYLENELRKLKIEIILSKPPKPFKPNKIFILLIATSIGLLLGFFIAFFLNWLEEFRNLSKKSNDK; this is translated from the coding sequence TTGAAAGAATTAAGTGAATATTGGGTTATCATTGAAAAAAGATGGAAAATTATAACTTTTATTACTCTTGTATTTTTTATACTTGCAAGTATATATACTTTGACATTAAAAAATATATATAAGTCTGAATTTATTATTAAAAATCCTCTCATATCTCCTAAGGAAACGGAGATCTATATAGAAAAAATCTTAAATTTAATAAGAAAAAAAGAATATAATAAATTAGCCAAATTACTAAATCTGGATGTTGATATCGTGCAAAATATAGCAAGCATCAAAATTATTTACAATAAAGATAATAAAAATTTTTCAAAAATAGAATTATATACATATTCTACACAAAATATTGATAAACTTGAAAAGGCTATTGTAGGTTATCTAAGACAAAATATAAATATGCGACAAGAGGTAATTTTTAAGAAAAATAGACTTATTTCTATCATTAGTAAAATAGATAAAGCTATATTAAGTTTAGAAAAAATAAAAAATAAAGTAGAAAAAAATATAGACAAAATCCAGTTCTTCAAATTTAATCCAGCAGATATATATGAAAAATTAATATATTTTTATTCTGAAAAATATTACCTTGAAAATGAATTAAGAAAATTAAAGATTGAAATTATACTATCAAAACCTCCAAAACCTTTTAAGCCTAACAAAATTTTTATTTTATTGATAGCAACAAGTATAGGATTACTTCTGGGCTTTTTTATTGCTTTCTTTTTAAATTGGTTAGAGGAATTTAGAAATTTATCAAAAAAATCTAATGATAAATAA
- a CDS encoding sugar transferase, with product MIVIGDSYKFTKYDLEKLNKKFPQIVHISYKDKNVKDVIKAIKQTLDNEKGKKLIVLNTDVPVPDELIKYLTSLELEGISFLSIEHFLEKYLHKCYIPENPNDLSFLEDIKPYSKWQYIQKRFIDFFGIFWLFFFSWPVMLYCVYRIKKESPEGPIFFKQKRVGKNGKEFVCIKFRSMVPDAEKGKPQFANEDDPRVFKWGVVMRKTRLDELPQMWNILKGEMHLIGPRPERKYWVEQFEKVIPYYNERHVVAPGITGWAQVNYPYGANVEDAKQKLMYDLYYIKNWNIWLELKIVWKTAMTVIMKKGV from the coding sequence ATGATTGTTATAGGGGATAGCTATAAATTTACCAAATATGATTTAGAAAAATTAAATAAGAAATTTCCACAAATAGTCCATATTTCATATAAAGATAAAAATGTAAAAGATGTAATAAAAGCTATTAAGCAAACTTTAGATAACGAAAAAGGTAAAAAGTTAATAGTATTAAACACTGATGTACCTGTTCCTGATGAACTTATAAAATACTTAACTTCTTTAGAATTGGAAGGAATTTCTTTTTTATCAATAGAACATTTTTTAGAAAAATATCTTCATAAATGCTACATTCCGGAAAATCCTAACGATTTAAGCTTTTTAGAAGATATAAAACCATATTCAAAATGGCAGTATATTCAAAAAAGATTTATTGATTTTTTTGGTATATTTTGGCTTTTTTTCTTCTCTTGGCCTGTTATGTTATATTGCGTGTATAGAATAAAAAAAGAATCACCAGAAGGTCCTATATTTTTCAAACAAAAAAGAGTAGGTAAAAATGGTAAAGAATTTGTCTGTATTAAATTTAGAAGTATGGTACCTGACGCTGAAAAAGGGAAACCTCAGTTTGCAAATGAAGATGATCCAAGAGTTTTTAAATGGGGAGTAGTTATGAGAAAAACAAGACTTGATGAACTTCCTCAAATGTGGAATATATTAAAAGGGGAAATGCACTTAATAGGACCGCGACCTGAAAGAAAATACTGGGTTGAACAATTTGAAAAGGTTATTCCATATTATAATGAAAGACATGTTGTAGCACCAGGTATTACAGGATGGGCTCAAGTTAATTATCCATATGGAGCAAATGTAGAAGATGCTAAACAAAAGCTTATGTATGATTTATATTATATTAAAAACTGGAATATATGGCTTGAATTAAAAATTGTTTGGAAAACTGCTATGACTGTTATTATGAAAAAGGGGGTTTAA
- a CDS encoding MraY family glycosyltransferase, whose product MFYNQGVENYFIISIILLGAILGFLVFNFPFGKIFLGDMGAHLIGFIVGYLSIVLANHTSVSLWYPLAIFTLPVMETVYTMIRKKRREKRGDKPFGPDKEHLHHFVLNYVTLKFPNIKNSILSNSLASVFILIPYFIVNLIGFIFRENDFVLIGLFLVSVFGYLYVYNILKKI is encoded by the coding sequence ATTTTTTACAATCAAGGAGTAGAAAATTACTTTATTATCTCTATAATCCTTTTAGGAGCAATTTTAGGTTTTCTTGTATTTAATTTTCCATTTGGGAAAATATTCTTAGGGGATATGGGTGCCCATCTGATAGGATTTATAGTAGGATATTTATCTATTGTATTAGCTAATCATACATCTGTTTCTTTATGGTATCCTTTAGCTATTTTTACACTTCCTGTTATGGAAACAGTATATACAATGATAAGAAAAAAAAGAAGAGAAAAACGCGGGGATAAACCTTTTGGTCCAGATAAAGAGCATTTACATCATTTTGTTTTAAATTATGTAACATTAAAATTCCCTAATATAAAAAATTCTATTTTATCAAATTCTTTAGCTTCTGTTTTTATTTTAATTCCCTACTTTATTGTAAACCTAATTGGATTTATTTTTAGAGAAAATGATTTTGTTTTGATAGGATTGTTTTTAGTTAGTGTTTTTGGATATCTGTATGTTTATAATATATTGAAAAAAATATAA
- the gmhB gene encoding D-glycero-beta-D-manno-heptose 1,7-bisphosphate 7-phosphatase has protein sequence MRIQKNKALFLDRDGVINKEKNYVHKIKDFEFIDTVFEACRYFQEKGYLIIVITNQAGIAKGLYTEKDFQVLTKWMIKEFEKRKIKISQVYYCPHHPDYTGKCKCRKPEPGMILKAKKEFNIDLEKSILVGDKNSDIEAGIAAGIKHNYLISTGHIINKNLFNVPIISNLKELTNLF, from the coding sequence ATGAGAATTCAGAAAAATAAAGCGTTATTTTTAGATCGTGATGGAGTAATTAATAAAGAAAAAAACTATGTTCATAAAATAAAAGATTTTGAATTTATTGATACAGTATTTGAAGCTTGTAGATATTTTCAAGAAAAAGGATATCTAATCATTGTTATTACAAATCAGGCTGGTATTGCAAAGGGATTATATACGGAAAAAGATTTTCAAGTATTAACTAAATGGATGATAAAAGAGTTTGAAAAAAGAAAAATTAAAATATCACAAGTATATTATTGCCCTCACCACCCAGATTATACTGGTAAATGTAAATGTAGAAAACCTGAACCAGGGATGATTTTAAAAGCAAAAAAAGAATTTAACATTGATTTAGAGAAATCAATATTAGTTGGAGATAAAAATAGTGATATTGAAGCTGGTATAGCAGCTGGTATTAAACATAATTATTTAATTTCTACAGGTCATATAATAAATAAAAATTTATTTAATGTTCCAATAATTAGCAATCTTAAGGAGCTAACAAATTTATTTTAA
- a CDS encoding nucleotidyltransferase family protein: MLKEAIILAGGLGTRLRSVVKDVPKPMALVAGKPFLEYILDYLNNNSLKRVILAIGYKSDIIKSYFGNSYKELTLKYSEENEPLGTGGAIKQALNFSVENDILILNGDTFFNIDLIKFYEFHLAKKSNLTIALKKMENIDRYGTVEIDKDRRISGFSEKKYVKKGIINGGVYILNKPFFLSLNFVNKFSFEKDFLEKYYNLYNFYGFISKSYFIDIGIPEDYEKAKKEMKNYI, encoded by the coding sequence ATGCTTAAAGAGGCTATAATTTTAGCAGGAGGATTAGGAACAAGACTAAGAAGCGTTGTTAAAGATGTACCTAAACCAATGGCTCTTGTTGCTGGGAAACCTTTTTTAGAATATATTTTGGATTATTTAAATAATAACAGTTTAAAAAGAGTAATTTTGGCAATAGGTTATAAATCAGATATTATAAAAAGTTATTTTGGTAACAGTTATAAAGAATTAACTCTAAAATATTCTGAAGAAAATGAACCTTTAGGCACAGGAGGTGCAATAAAGCAAGCTCTAAATTTTTCTGTAGAAAACGACATACTGATTTTGAACGGAGATACTTTTTTTAATATTGACTTAATAAAATTCTATGAATTTCACTTAGCTAAAAAATCAAATTTAACCATTGCCTTAAAGAAGATGGAAAACATTGATAGATATGGAACAGTTGAAATAGATAAAGATAGGAGAATTTCAGGTTTTTCTGAAAAAAAGTACGTGAAAAAAGGGATAATTAATGGAGGTGTTTATATACTTAACAAACCTTTTTTCTTGTCTTTAAATTTTGTTAATAAATTTTCTTTTGAGAAAGATTTTTTAGAAAAATACTATAATTTGTATAACTTTTATGGATTCATTTCTAAATCTTATTTTATAGATATAGGAATACCTGAAGATTATGAAAAAGCTAAAAAGGAAATGAAGAATTACATATGA
- a CDS encoding D-sedoheptulose-7-phosphate isomerase, which yields MLINNVKDSLKGSIGVKTNILKNEKLLRTIATVAEEIIKAFQKGNKVLFCGNGGSAADAQHIAAELSGKFYFDREPLFAEALHVNTSYLTAVANDYSYDEVYSRLVKAKGEKGDILIGISTSGNSKNVVKAVEVANSKGLVTVGLTGKSGGRLKELCKYLINVPSTDTPRIQEVHITIGHIICEIVEKELFNA from the coding sequence ATGTTGATAAATAATGTAAAGGATAGTTTAAAGGGCTCCATTGGGGTTAAGACAAATATTTTGAAGAATGAAAAACTCCTTAGAACAATAGCTACTGTTGCTGAGGAAATTATTAAGGCGTTTCAAAAGGGTAATAAAGTTTTATTTTGTGGTAACGGTGGTAGTGCAGCTGATGCTCAACACATTGCTGCAGAACTTTCAGGTAAATTCTATTTTGATAGGGAACCGCTCTTTGCCGAAGCTCTCCATGTAAATACTTCTTATTTAACAGCAGTTGCAAATGATTACTCATATGATGAAGTTTATTCCAGACTAGTAAAAGCTAAAGGTGAAAAAGGGGATATACTGATTGGAATATCTACTTCAGGGAATTCAAAGAATGTAGTTAAGGCAGTGGAGGTGGCTAATAGTAAAGGCTTAGTTACGGTCGGATTAACAGGAAAAAGCGGTGGAAGGTTAAAGGAGCTTTGTAAGTACCTTATAAACGTACCTTCAACAGATACACCACGAATTCAAGAAGTACACATAACTATCGGGCATATTATCTGTGAGATTGTGGAAAAGGAGCTCTTTAATGCTTAA
- a CDS encoding GHMP family kinase ATP-binding protein, translated as MLIRSKAPLRLGLAGGGTDVSPYADMYGGAVLNATISMYAYASIEPRDDGKIVFNSVDRSESLEFAETLEIEIDGKLDLLKGIYNRIVKDFTKEPLSFELTTYVDAPPGSGLGSSSTLVVAIIGAFVEWLKLPLGEYDISHLAYEIERKDLGMAGGKQDQYAATFGGFNFMEFYDNDRVIVNPLRIKPEIVNELQFNLLLYYTGTSRLSSKIIEAQVKNVKQKRTKSIEAMHKLKEQSILMKEAILKGELDKIGEILDFGWQYKKQMASSITNPLIEEIYETAKKAGAIGGKISGAGGGGFMMLYCPGNSRYKVIEALKKFGGEFRRFQFTKYGLETWRV; from the coding sequence ATGCTCATAAGAAGTAAAGCACCATTAAGATTAGGATTAGCTGGTGGAGGGACAGATGTAAGTCCATATGCTGACATGTATGGTGGAGCTGTTTTAAATGCAACGATTAGTATGTATGCTTATGCTTCAATAGAACCAAGAGATGACGGAAAAATTGTTTTTAACTCTGTAGATAGGAGTGAAAGCTTAGAATTTGCAGAAACTCTTGAAATTGAAATAGATGGAAAGCTTGATTTATTAAAGGGAATTTATAACAGGATTGTTAAAGATTTCACAAAAGAACCGTTATCGTTTGAACTTACTACTTATGTAGATGCACCTCCTGGTTCTGGTTTGGGAAGTTCCTCAACCTTAGTTGTAGCTATAATTGGAGCATTTGTTGAGTGGCTAAAATTACCGCTTGGAGAGTACGATATATCCCACTTAGCCTATGAAATTGAAAGAAAAGATTTAGGAATGGCTGGAGGAAAGCAAGACCAGTATGCTGCTACTTTTGGTGGATTTAACTTTATGGAATTCTATGATAATGACAGAGTTATTGTTAATCCACTAAGGATTAAACCGGAGATTGTTAATGAATTACAATTTAATCTCTTATTATACTACACGGGTACCAGTAGGCTATCCTCTAAGATAATTGAAGCTCAAGTGAAAAATGTAAAACAGAAAAGAACAAAGTCTATAGAGGCTATGCATAAGCTTAAAGAACAATCTATTTTGATGAAGGAGGCCATATTAAAGGGAGAGTTAGATAAAATAGGGGAAATCCTAGACTTCGGTTGGCAGTACAAGAAACAGATGGCCAGCAGTATAACAAATCCTTTGATAGAGGAAATATATGAAACTGCTAAGAAAGCGGGAGCAATAGGAGGTAAAATTTCAGGGGCTGGTGGAGGTGGATTTATGATGTTATACTGTCCTGGGAATTCACGTTACAAAGTCATAGAAGCTTTAAAGAAATTTGGTGGAGAATTTAGAAGATTTCAATTTACAAAGTATGGTTTAGAAACTTGGAGGGTGTAG
- a CDS encoding glycosyltransferase, which produces MSKKILLITSRIPYPPFGGDRLKNFNLLKILSKYYEVHLVTITDEIPTDETKKVLEKYTTSCKIFKKSKFDFLLSTSRAIFNKEPLQVNYYYFKDVQEYINSISKDMDCIIATLVRTAKYSDSIDKPKIFDMADSIGLNYKRSSARVKSLFWKSIYMFESKRLLRYEKEMINKYDKTLLFNREEIKYFNLPNKIKFIPHGVNEALFTYDDQDEKYKNYVAFFGKMDYQPNIDAVIWFTENVLNKLNLNIKFIIIGVNPTKKIKDLARKYRNVEVAGFVEDPYLILKSSLCVVAPMQTGGGIQNKVLESMALGTINIVSSLAAAPIGAKDKRDYLILDDPVEIANVINDIFRNRNKYAFLKKNSRKFIKEHFTWSLYEKVYIETIEEVIDAHKK; this is translated from the coding sequence ATGTCTAAAAAAATACTGTTAATTACCAGTAGAATTCCATATCCTCCTTTTGGTGGAGATAGATTAAAAAATTTTAACTTATTAAAAATATTATCAAAATATTATGAAGTACATTTAGTAACTATAACTGATGAAATACCTACTGATGAAACAAAAAAAGTTTTAGAAAAATATACTACCAGTTGCAAGATTTTTAAGAAATCAAAATTTGATTTTCTTCTTTCTACTTCAAGGGCAATTTTTAATAAAGAACCATTACAAGTAAATTATTATTACTTCAAAGATGTGCAAGAGTACATTAATAGTATTTCAAAAGATATGGATTGTATTATTGCTACTCTTGTAAGAACAGCCAAATATTCTGATAGTATAGATAAACCGAAAATTTTTGATATGGCAGATAGCATAGGCCTTAATTATAAAAGATCTTCTGCGAGAGTTAAATCCTTATTCTGGAAATCTATATATATGTTTGAATCTAAAAGATTACTTCGTTATGAAAAAGAAATGATAAACAAGTATGACAAAACTTTGTTATTTAACAGAGAAGAAATAAAGTATTTCAATTTGCCTAACAAGATAAAATTTATTCCTCATGGTGTAAATGAAGCTCTTTTTACATACGATGATCAGGATGAAAAATACAAAAATTATGTGGCATTTTTTGGAAAAATGGACTATCAACCTAATATAGATGCAGTAATTTGGTTCACCGAAAATGTCTTAAACAAATTAAATCTAAATATTAAATTTATTATAATTGGAGTAAATCCAACTAAGAAAATAAAAGACCTTGCTAGAAAGTATAGAAATGTTGAAGTTGCTGGTTTTGTGGAAGATCCGTATTTGATATTAAAGTCAAGCTTATGCGTAGTTGCTCCTATGCAAACAGGAGGTGGAATTCAAAACAAAGTATTAGAATCAATGGCTTTAGGAACAATAAATATAGTATCATCATTAGCTGCTGCTCCAATTGGAGCAAAAGATAAGAGAGATTATTTGATTTTAGATGATCCTGTTGAAATTGCAAATGTAATTAACGATATATTTAGAAATAGGAATAAATATGCTTTTTTGAAGAAGAATAGCAGAAAATTTATAAAAGAACACTTTACGTGGTCTTTATACGAAAAGGTTTATATAGAAACTATTGAAGAGGTGATAGATGCTCATAAGAAGTAA
- a CDS encoding glycosyltransferase family 2 protein has translation MLVSFILVNYNTKDITYKAIKSIINKLNKEDYEIILVDNASTDGSKEFFEKLNSPNFKYIYNTKNLGFGKANNIGFKYSKGKYIYILNNDTLLNTKNITKIIENKFNKFPEVGILATKVLYPDGTLQPNVQSFSNLWTVTLRLLKVGQLVRNNKFALNLFRWFPIKPNFIKVYLENFDKEKKEGLIDWASGCSLIFRREVYEELGGFDENFFMYTEDEEICYRAKLKGYKILYTPDIVITHFEGKSSENSEINEFVIREKVKSEFYYFKKHFPEKLPVLKNIYFTISTLGYPFSKRLRIVHKTIRRLNV, from the coding sequence TTGCTAGTTTCTTTTATCCTAGTAAATTATAATACTAAAGACATAACTTATAAAGCTATTAAAAGCATCATAAATAAATTAAATAAGGAAGATTATGAAATTATTTTAGTCGATAACGCCTCAACAGATGGTAGTAAAGAGTTTTTTGAAAAATTAAATAGTCCTAATTTCAAATATATTTATAATACAAAAAATTTAGGTTTTGGAAAGGCAAACAATATTGGTTTTAAATATAGTAAAGGTAAATATATATATATATTAAATAATGACACTTTATTGAATACCAAGAATATTACAAAGATTATTGAAAATAAATTCAATAAATTTCCTGAAGTTGGTATATTAGCTACAAAAGTTTTATATCCAGATGGAACTTTACAACCCAATGTTCAATCTTTTTCAAATTTATGGACAGTAACACTAAGGTTGTTAAAAGTAGGCCAACTTGTAAGAAACAATAAATTCGCGTTAAACTTATTTAGGTGGTTTCCAATAAAACCTAATTTTATTAAAGTATATTTGGAAAACTTCGATAAAGAAAAAAAAGAAGGGCTTATAGATTGGGCAAGTGGCTGTAGCTTAATATTTCGTAGGGAAGTATATGAGGAACTTGGTGGTTTTGATGAAAATTTTTTTATGTATACTGAGGATGAAGAAATCTGTTATAGAGCAAAGCTTAAAGGATATAAAATATTGTATACTCCTGATATAGTAATCACCCACTTTGAGGGAAAGAGTAGCGAAAATTCTGAGATTAATGAATTCGTAATTAGAGAGAAGGTGAAAAGTGAATTTTATTATTTTAAAAAACACTTCCCTGAAAAATTACCAGTATTAAAAAATATATATTTTACAATATCAACTTTAGGATATCCTTTTTCAAAAAGACTTAGAATAGTTCACAAAACCATTCGGAGGCTTAATGTCTAA
- a CDS encoding glycosyltransferase family 2 protein, with the protein MNKKVYIIILNYNGWADTIECLESVLRNDYPNYQVIVVDNDSPNNSMEYIKAWAEGKLDVWVKPNHSLRYLSHPPIKKPIPYVYYNREEAEKGDK; encoded by the coding sequence ATGAATAAAAAAGTATATATAATCATTTTAAACTATAACGGCTGGGCAGATACGATAGAGTGTTTAGAGAGTGTTTTAAGAAATGATTATCCAAATTATCAAGTTATTGTTGTGGATAATGATTCTCCTAATAATTCAATGGAATATATCAAAGCTTGGGCTGAAGGAAAACTTGATGTTTGGGTGAAACCTAATCATTCGCTAAGATATCTATCTCATCCTCCAATTAAAAAGCCAATTCCTTATGTTTATTACAACCGTGAAGAAGCAGAAAAAGGGGATAAATAG
- a CDS encoding sulfotransferase family protein has product MKIPNFFIVGAGKAGTTSLYYYFKQHPDIYMSPIKEPNYFAKDTDINEFIKRHKGVNTFIKDFNEYIQLFKDRKKEKVVGEASVSYLYSKVAAAEIFKYNPNAKILIILRDPIERAFSQYLMNLMIGLTTEKNFIKEVVNDYKNSKGILGSAYLYIEFGLYYEQVKRYLDIFPKKNVKILLFEDLKNNLENTLKNIFVFLDVDSNVKIDITPQNPSYVPRIPPSINKFILKWGRNLKPIIPSNFWNEFKNFYRKIFFENQKPVLSEKDRKYLLPFFEQDIKKTQELIQRDLSSWLK; this is encoded by the coding sequence ATGAAAATACCTAATTTTTTTATTGTAGGAGCAGGTAAGGCAGGCACAACTTCGTTATATTATTATTTTAAACAACACCCAGATATTTATATGAGTCCAATAAAGGAACCTAATTATTTTGCAAAAGATACAGATATTAATGAATTTATTAAAAGACATAAAGGAGTAAACACATTTATAAAAGATTTTAATGAATATATTCAATTGTTTAAGGATAGAAAAAAAGAAAAAGTTGTAGGAGAAGCAAGTGTTAGTTATTTGTATTCTAAAGTTGCTGCGGCGGAAATTTTTAAATACAATCCTAATGCAAAAATACTAATAATTTTGAGAGATCCAATAGAAAGAGCATTTTCTCAATATTTAATGAATTTAATGATAGGATTAACAACAGAAAAAAATTTCATAAAAGAGGTTGTTAATGATTATAAAAATTCAAAAGGAATTTTGGGTAGTGCATATTTATATATAGAATTTGGGCTTTATTATGAACAAGTAAAAAGATATTTAGATATATTCCCTAAAAAAAATGTAAAAATTTTGCTTTTTGAAGATTTAAAGAATAATCTTGAAAACACTTTAAAGAATATATTTGTTTTCCTTGATGTTGATAGTAATGTAAAGATAGATATTACTCCACAAAATCCTAGTTATGTTCCTCGTATACCTCCTTCTATAAATAAGTTTATCTTAAAGTGGGGTAGAAATTTGAAGCCCATAATTCCTTCAAATTTTTGGAATGAATTCAAGAATTTTTATAGAAAAATATTTTTTGAGAATCAGAAACCTGTTTTAAGTGAGAAGGATAGAAAATATTTGCTTCCTTTTTTTGAACAAGATATTAAAAAAACACAAGAATTGATACAAAGAGATCTTAGTAGTTGGTTAAAATAA
- a CDS encoding flippase translates to MIAKLKDKLNKDIHLKELLKGSSIAFVIKVLGLIAGYIFTLIITRGYGAEAMGIFALSFTVLQIASVVGRVGMDTALLRFVAEYSSQGKWDIVKDIYKKAIKLVIPISLILSILVFLLSPYIAEYIFHKPYLFKYFQIVSIGILPFVLLYIHTESIRGLKKIKEYMFLQQAGIFILSSIILGLITFFIYKNFLHIRDISQIPLLVFIFSIIIISITAYFLWIKFIQKRQEQKIDKEKLSYAKILHVSIPMLFSSSLALIMGWTDTIMLGMFRTEEEVGIYNVALRLATVTSITLMAINTIAAPKFAEFWGKKDIEGLSKVAQQSTKIVFWTSFPILIIFLIFPKQILDIFGEEFKAGALALIVLTIGQFVNAVAGSVGYILDMTGNQKFVQNIIFIGALLNIILNYLLIPIFGILGAAIASAISMIFWNFMFSIKVKYILKTWIFYPRLYKRRKF, encoded by the coding sequence AGAGGCTATGGTGCAGAAGCAATGGGTATATTTGCTCTTTCTTTTACAGTCCTTCAAATTGCTTCTGTGGTAGGAAGAGTTGGAATGGATACTGCACTTTTAAGATTTGTTGCAGAGTATTCTTCTCAAGGTAAGTGGGATATAGTAAAGGATATTTATAAAAAAGCTATAAAACTTGTTATTCCTATTTCTTTAATATTATCTATATTAGTTTTTTTATTATCTCCTTATATTGCAGAATATATATTTCATAAACCGTATTTATTTAAATACTTTCAGATAGTTTCTATAGGAATTTTGCCTTTTGTTTTACTGTATATTCATACAGAAAGCATAAGAGGACTAAAAAAGATAAAAGAGTATATGTTTTTACAACAGGCAGGGATTTTTATACTTTCTTCAATTATACTTGGACTAATAACATTTTTTATTTATAAAAACTTTTTACATATAAGGGATATTAGTCAAATACCTTTATTAGTGTTTATCTTTTCTATAATTATTATCTCTATAACAGCATATTTTTTATGGATAAAATTTATACAAAAAAGACAAGAACAGAAAATAGATAAAGAAAAATTATCTTATGCTAAAATTTTACATGTTTCTATCCCAATGCTATTTTCAAGCTCTTTAGCATTAATTATGGGATGGACAGATACCATAATGCTTGGGATGTTTAGAACAGAAGAAGAAGTAGGGATATATAATGTAGCATTAAGATTAGCAACAGTAACAAGCATAACATTGATGGCTATAAATACAATAGCTGCCCCAAAGTTTGCAGAATTTTGGGGTAAAAAAGATATAGAAGGACTTTCAAAAGTAGCTCAACAATCAACTAAAATTGTATTTTGGACATCTTTTCCAATATTGATTATATTTTTAATTTTTCCAAAGCAAATTTTAGATATATTTGGTGAGGAATTTAAAGCAGGAGCTTTGGCTTTGATAGTATTAACTATAGGACAGTTTGTAAATGCAGTTGCTGGGAGTGTTGGATATATTTTAGATATGACGGGCAATCAAAAATTTGTTCAAAATATAATATTTATAGGAGCTTTACTTAACATAATTCTTAACTATTTATTAATTCCAATTTTTGGAATTTTAGGTGCCGCTATAGCAAGTGCAATAAGTATGATTTTTTGGAACTTTATGTTTTCAATTAAGGTAAAATATATATTAAAAACATGGATTTTTTATCCAAGATTATATAAAAGGAGAAAATTTTGA